In Kocuria turfanensis, a single genomic region encodes these proteins:
- a CDS encoding acyl-CoA carboxylase subunit epsilon: protein MSAPEPVQGTPALRFVAGNPTPEEVAAVTAVLLARGTGSGSSAAGSPGRRDQFRRMRLGLRLRPGRGAWRRSKPEE from the coding sequence GTGAGCGCCCCCGAGCCCGTGCAGGGCACCCCGGCGCTGCGCTTCGTGGCCGGCAACCCGACCCCGGAGGAGGTCGCCGCCGTCACGGCGGTGCTGCTCGCCCGCGGCACCGGGAGCGGGTCCTCCGCCGCGGGCTCCCCGGGGCGCCGGGACCAGTTCCGCCGGATGCGGCTGGGGCTGCGCCTGCGCCCGGGCCGCGGCGCGTGGCGGCGGAGCAAGCCGGAGGAGTGA
- a CDS encoding acyl-CoA carboxylase subunit beta: MIHDLTTTAGKIADFHDRRARSEAPAGQAAIDKQHARGKNTARERVELLLDEGSFVEFDALATHRSTAFGMDAKKLPGDGVVSGYGTVDGRLVAVYSQDFAVFGGSLSQVNGEKIVKVQKFALRNGCPVIGINDGGGARIQEGVASLAMFADIFNMNVRSSGVVPQISLIMGPCAGGAAYSPALTDYIVMVDKTSHMFITGPDVIRTVTGESVDMETLGGARQHNSTTGTATYLAEDEQDAFDFVHELLEFLPANNLQEAPLLDHDQEDEVTDLDAALDTLVPDSANQPYDMRTVIEAVVDDGHFLEMQALYAPNVMIGYARVEGHTVGIVANQPLQFAGTLDIAASEKAARFVRHCDAFNVPILTLVDVPGFLPGTDQEFNGIIRRGAKLLYAYAEATVPLVTLITRKAYGGAYIVMGSKKLGADVNLAWPTAQIGVMGAQGAVEILYRRDLKAAADSGEDVEALRAELVQKYEESLLNPYQAAELGYVDAVISPSETRVQVLKALRALRDKRATMPAKKHGNIPL, encoded by the coding sequence GTGATCCACGACCTGACGACCACCGCCGGCAAGATCGCCGACTTCCACGACCGCCGGGCCCGCTCCGAGGCCCCCGCGGGGCAGGCGGCGATCGACAAGCAGCACGCGCGGGGGAAGAACACCGCCCGCGAGCGCGTCGAGCTGCTCCTGGACGAGGGCTCCTTCGTGGAGTTCGACGCGCTGGCCACCCACCGCTCGACCGCCTTCGGGATGGACGCCAAGAAGCTGCCCGGGGACGGTGTGGTCAGCGGCTACGGCACGGTGGACGGGCGCCTGGTGGCCGTCTACTCCCAGGACTTCGCGGTCTTCGGCGGGTCGCTGTCCCAGGTCAACGGCGAGAAGATCGTCAAGGTGCAGAAATTCGCCCTGCGCAACGGCTGCCCGGTGATCGGCATCAACGACGGCGGCGGGGCGCGGATCCAGGAGGGCGTGGCCTCCCTGGCCATGTTCGCCGACATCTTCAACATGAACGTGCGCTCCTCCGGGGTGGTCCCGCAGATCTCCCTGATCATGGGCCCGTGCGCCGGCGGCGCCGCCTACTCCCCGGCCCTGACCGACTACATCGTGATGGTCGACAAGACCTCGCACATGTTCATCACCGGCCCCGACGTGATCCGCACGGTCACGGGCGAGTCGGTGGACATGGAGACCCTCGGCGGGGCGCGCCAGCACAACTCGACCACGGGCACGGCCACCTACCTCGCCGAGGACGAGCAGGACGCCTTCGACTTCGTGCACGAGCTGCTCGAGTTCCTGCCGGCCAACAACCTGCAGGAGGCCCCCCTGCTGGACCACGACCAGGAGGACGAGGTCACCGACCTCGACGCCGCCCTGGACACCCTGGTCCCGGACTCCGCCAACCAGCCCTACGACATGCGCACGGTGATCGAGGCCGTCGTGGACGACGGGCACTTCCTGGAGATGCAGGCGCTCTACGCCCCCAACGTGATGATCGGCTACGCCCGGGTCGAGGGGCACACCGTGGGCATCGTGGCCAACCAGCCCCTGCAGTTCGCGGGCACCCTGGACATCGCCGCCTCCGAGAAGGCCGCCCGGTTCGTCCGGCACTGCGACGCGTTCAACGTCCCGATCCTCACCCTGGTGGACGTGCCCGGCTTCCTGCCGGGCACCGACCAGGAGTTCAACGGGATCATCCGCCGCGGCGCGAAGCTGCTCTACGCCTACGCCGAGGCGACCGTCCCGCTGGTCACGCTGATCACCCGCAAGGCCTACGGCGGGGCGTACATCGTGATGGGCTCCAAGAAGCTCGGGGCGGACGTCAACCTGGCCTGGCCCACCGCGCAGATCGGCGTGATGGGCGCCCAGGGCGCCGTGGAGATCCTCTACCGCCGCGACCTCAAGGCGGCGGCGGACAGCGGCGAGGACGTCGAGGCGCTGCGCGCCGAGCTGGTGCAGAAGTACGAGGAGAGCCTGCTCAACCCCTACCAGGCGGCCGAGCTCGGCTACGTGGACGCGGTGATCTCCCCCTCCGAGACCCGGGTCCAGGTGCTCAAGGCCCTGCGGGCGCTGCGCGACAAGCGCGCGACGATGCCCGCCAAGAAGCACGGGAACATCCCGCTGTGA
- a CDS encoding YciI family protein, with translation MSAAENPTTFAVTYVYGGPADVLAARRPEHREYLGGLVAQGLLLASGPYDDDGPAGALLVFAAEDAAAVERLTDEDPLVRHGVVTERTVRPWKVVLGRVG, from the coding sequence GTGAGCGCAGCCGAGAACCCCACGACGTTCGCCGTCACCTACGTCTACGGCGGCCCGGCCGACGTCCTGGCCGCCCGCCGGCCAGAGCACCGGGAGTACCTCGGCGGGCTGGTGGCGCAGGGCCTCCTCCTGGCGTCCGGGCCGTACGACGACGACGGCCCGGCCGGGGCGCTGCTGGTCTTCGCCGCCGAGGACGCGGCCGCGGTCGAGCGGCTCACCGACGAGGACCCGCTGGTGCGCCACGGGGTGGTCACCGAGCGGACGGTCCGGCCCTGGAAGGTGGTCCTCGGCCGCGTGGGCTGA